The DNA segment CAAGAAGCTCTCCAAACACAGcccacaaatattaaaatcaacTTCCTCAATCCTCCACTTCTCCTCAATTCTTCTCCGATGATTAACCGCTCCGCCGTACCGATAAAGCGTGGTCAACGTTCGACCACCATGAGCTATGTTGACCGAATCAACGTACATGTAATCATCAATGATTGACTCCATGCTTGTCTCCCAGAAAACGCCGTCATTTTTGCCCCTAGCGGATCTGACTCTCACGAGCTTTGTGTCGCCAAACTTTACTAGAAGTCCCGTCCTTTGGCTGAAGTAACCCCACACAGTGTGGTGGATCACCTCCGTGTTGGCCGAACACTGCGCCTTGAGTATATCTGCCGGTGTCTCTACCTTTAGGACGAAACAGTCTTCGCCGTTAATGGTCTGTTCGCCGATACAAACGGCGTCTAAAAAGAGACTAGCCGTACACCTAGGGTCAAGTCCCTGCCACATTTAACATGTCAAAATGTATATGTATGCAtacaaattttagatttttaatatttctattgTTAATAAtctttgatcatttgtatttttgtttgttaatataAATTACTTAATTAACAAAGATAGTTGTCTTATACACAACATACAGTATATTTCAAGGCTTGCTTAATCATGTCGTATTTTGAAATATCTACTGTCACAAACTTACAACTACAACCAATACATAACAAAAATCTCTGCACAGAACTTTACAACAATCACTTTATGGTTACCGCCAAGAATATGCAACACAAAGTTTACAGTTAATTTTTACAGTCCAGCGAATCATCCATTCTATTTATGCTctcttttatgatttttgttgCTAGAAACTCTTCTAAAGACCACGCATATTAATGGCCTTAAGTTAGTTGTTTATACTTCACGTATATGCATTGTATCATGGTCAAATATGACAACATTAATACAAAACCAGTAGACAACAACATTAAGTGCTTAAAGAAATGAGATATGTGGTCAAGTAGTTAAAGTTTGAGATATATGATTAAGTACAACATTAAGTGGTTAAATTGagatatatgatgatgatgggtACCTGAAAAAAGCGGCGGAGAGGACGAGGAGGGCCACGGTGAGCTTGGGAAGGCTGGGTGGATGATTGGTTCCAAGCCACTTTGCCGTCACTACCGGCGCTAATTTTGAAACCGGAAACCACCAGCTCCAAGAACCAAAGGTTTGGATTCTTCTGCCATAAAACAAAACCCCCAACTTCAAAATTGCCTTTCCCCAGCCGCACTGGCGTGGCTGTTATCCCTTCATCCTCTCCAGCAACCATCCCGGAGCCTTGCATCCTCACCTGCCCCACCGCATACATGCTCTTCACCGCGTTCAAAGCGGCTGGACCTCCACATGCAGCAACATATTGCTGCACTATGTACTTAGCCGTTGACGCCTCCTTCAAATACACcattataattatatacatatcaaattcCATATACTAGTTTTTTTCTTCATAGTTAGCCAAAAGTAAGTTTTATAATGTAAGGTGAATGTGTATTATGATcaaatgtattatattttatagctAGAAGCCTATAACAAAGAAAACTACATGCACATACACattttatatctataaatattttttttatctctataAATGTTCTCTCCGGGGAAATCATGTAGTTCATTGGCTAATCTCATGTTCTCATTTGAATTCTGCTAGTAATTAAACCATATAATATAAACCAGGTGGAAATTCAAAcctaaaacaaatatcaaaacgcaaaactaaaccaagaaaacacacaaaatagaTAGCATGATGATATAGACGTACGATGGAAGGGACATTGATGGGTCGTGAGAGACAAAATTCAAGAGGGACATGAAAAGGAATAAGAGGACTTCCCACGATCTTCAACAACGCCACAAATTCATTATCAGATTTCGACTGCATATGCATATTAACATTACTCATCGACGACGAAGACGCCGGCGTTCTCATGTCAGCAGCGACTGCGGTCACCACGGCATGGGCCTTCATAAGAGCATGCATATTCCTCCACCTCCCCGTCGCGTTGCTTCCCATCTTGGTAAACATTTCTTCCGGCACAGGAACCTCTAAAACCGTCTCTAACCCGTCTTCATCGTCTAAATTCGGACAaagcttcctcatcttcatctattagtttttttttcttgaatgatccgagagaaagagaggattAGGGTTTTCCTCTTTCTCCGAGTTTTTATTACGGGAGAGAGATGGGTAGATTTTGGAGGATCATGAGGATTAACTACAAAACTATTCTTGATTATGTTCTTGATCGTTTTCTGTTGGCCGgcttttatatataactaaggTGCTCCTTGCTCGTAGCTATCGTGAGAACACGATTTCAGGAGGATCCATCCAAACTAAATATCTTATATACTGATGTGACATATACATGAATTTACGCTTTTGTGTCTATGTTTGGACGTTGACAGTTGACAACGCTATTTATATTAATTCGCATACGAATATTTATGTGTGTTTATGGATATACATTATGGTCGTGTGCTTCATATGTATACGTGGAAGAATAATACTAGTTGAGGCAGTCGGAGTGGTAAGGCAGGAGACAAATgtttataatctttttctttaattaaacGCCTTTTAATCTAGCTAGTTgttattctaaaaaaatattatatgttcaTGTAGAAGTGGACTATTGTACTTTATGATTATGATGATTTAATTATCGACCAGAAATACGTAATCAATGTTTGGGTTAAAGTAAAGAACATGTCTCCTTTGAACTTGAAACCATAGAACAAAGGGAATAAGATGGAGAGACAGGACTGGTAATTGAAcctattctattttttttttttttttataatccagGTATCCGGACTTCTTACTTAGTCCGAATATCCCACCGCGTCTAACTGGAACTGGCAAAAAAGGTTCTGGAGACCAAATAGAAACCATGTTAAATTCACTACTCGTGATGGCGGacacctcagccgaggttcttttaccaccagaccacgaggcCCGATTTAATTGAACGTATTCTTGTGAAAGCAATTCTTATTTTTTCCCAACTAAATATTACAGCTTTTGTATTCTCCTGTTAGTTTTTGATAAACGgagtaaaaacaaaataaaaaagagaactGTGGCAATGAAACTGCATGTGTAGTGAATGTGAATCGCTGGATCATGTCGCTTTGTTTTTGTGTGGCCACTGCGGTAGGACCGTGCGTTGGCATTTTTCTTAGATCGGTTTCAAGTCTCATTTCCCAAAGTACATATAGGTTGCTGCTATAACTACAGAGAGTATAGTGTGAGATTAGATCATCCATCGTAGTCACTCGGATCTTTTGTTAGACACCGCGATTGGAATTACTAtaacaagttttgttttttctaagtttacaaaaaaaaagttttgttttttctattcaaataaaatttccAATAAATTTTCATTCTACATAGATTGAAGTTATCCAACAATCATCAAACTAAGAACAAAATTGTAtaagtatttaattttttaaaataaaaattatagaaatgttatattgatgaatattaaaattgttAATAGATTTTGTTCTCTATATTCAATTATTTCcagtattttttaaatttaaaatggaaATTAATTAATCGTCTAAGAATACAATTATTAATTATTCATATGAGTTTTATACACAAAAttgtatttatatgtaaatttgcaaatataaatacaaaatttgacaaaaaatacaaaattagataaatactttattaaataatataaagataattaacTTTTTGTTCTTCTTATCTTCCCCTAAGCTTTAGCGTAGACCAAAGAAGACCAGAGAGTTTCGGACAGAAAGATCTCAAATCagacaacttaatttttaatCTTCTTACACCACAACGTTGTTTGACTTCCAAAAGAAAAATCTCCAGATAGATTCCGACCGGATAAATCCTCTTCCTTTCAGATCTCCAAACTCCAATAGATCTGCTGGCGGTAATGGCGGTTACTTCCTGATCTcagagaagcaaaaaaaaaaaagaagaagacccATCTCTTAACATTGGTTGCACTCTTTAATGGCGGGGCTTCAAAAAGGCAAGTCCTTTCTCTTCTGTTTCTCCTTCTTTGTCTCGTGTAGCTTGCTTTTCCTTTCGCCGATTGTAACCGCTTCCGAGTCTGATCCGCCTCCGTACGAGCACTCTGATGCTTCTCCTGGAGTCGTGACCGTCAGCGAATCCGACAGGCAAGGTGTTGCATTGCATAGGCTCGAGGAGCTTGTTAGGAATCTAACGGAAGTAGTAGCTAGATTAGACGCTAAGTTATCTGAAACCTCTTCTAAGGAGAAGAACGAGATCAGTAGTAATGGGGTTAAAGAGGAGAAAGCTAAGAAGGCCTTTTCAGTGACAAAGTACAGTCCTTTCTGGTCCGAGAGATTCGAGTTCACCTCCGCCGTGAAGCTAAACTCCGAGGCAACGTGCATCAACGTGTTGCCCTTCAGAGACCACGAAGGTTTAAGCAAGTACTTCGTCGTTGGAGACTCGAGTGGTAACCTCTACGTGTTCTTGAGAAACGGCGACGTTTTGGTCGAGTTTTTCACCAACTGTGATTCGCCGATCACCGCGATGGTTTCTTACATGTCTGTGTATAAGAACGAGAGCTTCGTGGTGACGGGGCATCAAAGTGGAGCCGTCTTGTTGCATAGACTCAGAGAAGGCTCGATGGGAGAAGATTTGAGTTCAGCTGTGATGGAGAGTGTTGGCAAGTTCGATGTCACGGAGGATGGTTTGGAAGTTACGTTACTAGAAGTGCATCATGTTGGACGTGTTAGGTACATAATCGCGACAGATCTCACCGGAAAGCTAACAGTTTTCACCGAGAACAGAACCGTTCACGGGTCCGTTACTCCTACAAGTAGACCTCTCGTCTTCTTGAAGCAAAGGCTGTTGTTTCTCACCGAGACCGGCGCTGGTTCGTTAGACTTGAGAAGCATGAAGATCAGAGAATCAGACTGCGAAGGCTTGAACAGCTCTCTAGCGAGAACGTACGTTTTCGATGCTTCCGAGCGGTCTAAAGCCTACGGATTCACGTCAGAAGGCGAAGTCATCCACGTGTTGCTTCTCGGCGACGTAACGAACTTCAAATGTAGAGTGAGGTCAAAGAAGAAGGTTCAGATACAAGAGCCTGTAGCGTTACAAGCCATCAAAGGATATCTTGTGCTACTCAACGAAGAGAAAGTGTTTGTATACAATGTATCGACACAACACTACGTTAGAACAACGGGTCCTCGTCTTCTCTTCCCTGCTGCATTAGAAGATCTCAAGTCAACGTTCTTGACCCATCAATCTAAAACGAGTCCCCAAAACTTTAAGGTTACTACTCCTTTGATAGCAAGCGACCGTGAGAAGCTTCTTGTGATGAGTTTAGGCGAAGGGTACGTAGCTACATTCAAATCAAAGCTTCAGAGTTCCAAAGGAGAACTCAACACGATGCTATGGAGCAGtcctgtcttcttctttctactGTTTTTATTCGGGGCGTGGCATTTCTTTGCTAAGAAGAAAGAGTCTCTCACAGCTTGGGGACCTGACGATCCTTTcacatcttcctcttcttctgcttctttctCTGAGCCATCTAGGAGAAACAACGATGATCTCATGGATCTTAGGAGAAGATATGTTTCTCCATCTCGGTACCCTCCTGGAGCTGCAGCTGGTACTTATAGGTCGGTTGCCTCTAATGACCCGACCACGAGAGGTTCGGTTGATAGTACAAACTATAGAGCAACAGGGCAGGGGATGAAGTATCGTGGTGTGACAGGGCTTGATTCTTCAGGTGGTGGTGGGTTTGGTAATAGAAGAGAGAGTTTGTTTGGTAATAATAACAAAGCTTTAGACAACGAAAGTTAAGGGCCTTTTTTAACGTTTtgccactttttttttgttaccggTTAAcgcttgaagttttttttgtattttgtaacaCTCCGGcgagaaaaaataaatgttttaccGGTAGCTTTTGTTTCTCCGGACACTTCTTGTTTAGTCAAACTCTTGTAGATTTGAATCGTTATGTAATTTTTTCTTGTGGTCAAGATCAGGATCAGACTGAAAATGatacattttttaatatatatattatagtgttTCAAGATCCAGATGTCTTACAAGACCTCAAGACAGTAAGTCCTTTAGGCAATGTGACACTGATTCTTAACAAGACATATTTTCAGGAGTTGATGTTGTTTCAACTCCTGAAAATGTGTCGGAAATCTTTTTTTCTACCCGCCAACGATGACACTCAGGAAAGCTCAGCTCGGGAACTCAACTCTATCTATCACTCATCGCGATGCACCATATCAGGGAGACAACGCAGAGGAGTATAATCCGCGTAGGTTTGAAATTTGGGCACACCAAGAAAGAATCAGCTCTGCTTGTGCCGTTTGGGTTAGGGCCTAGTACTTGTGTCGGACAGAATCTTGGAGTGTCTGAAAACCGAGAAGGTTGTGGCTACGATCTTTGAGGCATTACAGTTTCAGGTTGTCTCCAAGTTAAAGCCCATGCCTCCTCCTGTTAATATGGTTGTGAGTCTTGTGACGTTACAGACCTTATCTCGGTTTAATATACTTGGGTTAGGTACTTTCGAGTTTCGATTTCGTTACCTCGGTTTATATAGGTTCTTCCCTTTATTGAAAGGGTAAAATAGTAAAAGCACGTAACTATAAGCGCGTCAATCAAACATCTTCTATCTTCCTCCCAAACCTACCCACAAGGGCCGCAAGACTCTGCAGCTCtcctcgaacgtctcctctccTTACAAAATGGAATTAGGGAAATCGAAAAGGCACGGCTAGTGAACAAATGTCGAGCAAACTTTTCTAATTCCAGAAAGTAACACAAAGCTTGCTtgcttcttcctcttttcttttttcataaATGCATTACTATTTTTAACCCCTCCACGTTCTCAGATTCGAGTCTCACGcgtctttcttcttttccttaGCTTTTAGTCCCACAAGAATCTCATATCTGTTTTCATCCTAAGAGATGTGGTCGGCGGTGGGTGCTTTGAGGCGTACGGCCGCGAGTAAAAGTTGTCCGATAAGGTCGTCATGGCTCGGCGGTGGTTACAGATGTCTCACAGTGGAACCAACGGAGGAGATAACTGTAACGGAAGCGAAGAAGCTAATGAGGTTAGTGAACGTTgatgagatgaagaagaagctcgGTTGTATGGGGAATGATGAAACTGTCTCTTACACTAAACTCATTGAGGCCTCTCAAGGTTTTGGTATCGCTAGATCTCTCCACGAAGCTCATGCCTTCGCTCGTATCCTCGATGATGCTGGTGTCATTTTAATTTTCCGTGATAAAGTCTATCTTCATCCAGATAAGGTCTGCTGCAATCTCATGTTTTgtcttggaaaaaaaaaactcattgtGTTTGTCTGAAATCGATCTTTGTCTTGTGGGTTTTGTTATAGGTGGTGGAGTTGATTAGAAAGGCAGTGCCTTTAGGTTTGAATCCAGAGGATGATCCAGCTAAAGTCGAGTTCGATAAGCTTAGGAGAATGAAGGAAGAGATTGATGTGTTGGCACATAAGCAAGTGAGGAAGATTCTGTGGTGTGGTCTTGGCTACTCTGTGGTTCAGATCGGACTCTTCTTCAGGCTAACCTTCTGGGAGTTTTCATGGGATGTGATGGAGCCCATTACCTTCTTCACTACAGCCACTGGGATTATTGTTGGTTACGGTTATTTCTTGATGACTTCCAGGGACCCAACTTATCAAGATTTCATGAAGAGGTTGTTTCTTTCTAGGCAGAGGAAGTTGCTCAAGAGTCGCAAGTTTGATGTTGAGAGGTTTAAGGAACTTGAGAACAAGTCGAAGATGACGTCTTGCTCTTCGTATCATTCGTGCCACGCGAACGCATCTATTCGGAAGTGTGTTGGAGTTGATCTTGATTTAGAGGATTCTTTGCATAGTCGCAGCGACTGATTCATTCGGTTTCTGGTTTTCTAACCATTATTCACTTTTGGTTTTATATGCTATAACCAATGTCTCTCAGGCTTCTTCATGTTTGTTTCCTTGTTGTTTACAAAAAAGAATCCAATGGGTGTTTAGTTTTGCAGTAGTCAATGGAGATTGagaatttttatttgataatcTTGAGCTCTAAAATCAGTATAACTTTATTTTATGGAATTCGTTGATTATTGAATCTACCGAACAATAACGTTTCTTACTTTAAGTTTGTTTTCCGTTGTTAATCCTTGATAAAAGTTTCCGAGGGTCCAACGTTTCTTAGTTTAAGTTTCTTATTTTATGGATGGTTTGGAAGTGACGTTACTAGAAGTGCATCACGTGGGTCGTGTTAGGTACATATTAGCAACTGATCTCACCGGGAAGCTAACGGTTTTCACCGAGAACAGAACGGTTCACGGGTCTGTTACCCCTACAAGTAGACCTCTTGTCTTCTTGAAGCAAAGGCTGTTGTTTCTCACCGAGACTGGCGCTGGTTCACTAGACTTGAGAAGTATGAAGATCAGAGAATCAGACTGCGAAGGTTTGAACAGCTCTCTAGCGAGAACGTACGTTTTCGATGCTTCCGAGCGGTCTAAAGCCTACGGATTCACGTCGGAAGGCGAAGTCATCCACGTGTTGCTTCTCGGCGACATGACGAACTTCAAATGTAGAGTGAGGTCGAAGAAGAAGGTAATTTTTCCTTGTGGCAATCTCAAGTTCAGGATCAGAATGAAGATGACAGTTGAATACATTATAATTTCAAGATCCAGAGATGTCTTACAAGACCTCAAGACAGTAAGTCTTTAAGCTCCCCCCAACTGAAGAATGTGACATTGGTTCTTAACAGTCTCAAAGTTATGCCCATGCTCCTGTTTTGCTTGTTATCTTGCTGCTTCAAAATGGTGATCATCTTCTCTTTAGTAGGATTTAAAAAAGACTAGGAGGATGATGTTACCTTGGTTTAATGTTACTTCGGTTAGGTACTTTCGATTCGAACCCAAGATGTTATCTCGGTTCTCCCTTTGTTGAAAGGGTAAAATAGTCAAAGCACGAAACTATACATCAATAATCTTCAACACAATTATTATCTTCTTTCTTCCTCCCAAACACACAACGACCACAGAAAACTCTGCAACTCATAAGTCAACCTTTCTGTGTTTATTCATATATTTGGCGGGAACATAACTATCAACCCGTTCTTCCTGATAGATATATTAAGTGAAACAGAGGTAGTGGGGGGTTGAGAAAAGTTTTAACAGAGAACGCACTCAAGGTGTTCGACGAAATTCCGTATAAAGACTATATAAGATGCCGCCACCAGAACCGATTCGATTCTTGATAAACAGCGTGCTCGTAGCTCTTGGCGGGTTCATGACCATAAACGTTGTGTCCGCGGCAGCCTTTGGTGCATTTCGACTCGCTACAGAAGAGAAACGGAAGAAGAGCGGTTTGCCTTGTGGAGCGTGTCGTGGGAAAGGGTTTTACATATGCAAAGTATGCAAAGGAGACGCAACTATAAAATGGTCGCCGTTGTATGATCCAGTTTGTATCAATCCATGTCTTTGCCCTACTTGCGATGGTCACAGGTTATCAAATGTCTGATTAAGAACATATCTAATTGGTTTCtgttcaaaagaaaagaagaggatGGTATCTGATTGTGACAGAACTGAAACTctggtttgtttctttttgggTATTGCAGGGTACAAAGATGTCTCAACTGCTTAGGAAAAGGATACTGGTGACTCTTTTGAATCACTTAGGAAGCATGGGACCATTTCAACACTCTCGGACCGGTTTAGAGGAAGACAAAATCTTTAGTCTTTTAGTTCTCTATACGCAAGGGCTGTGCGTTATCATTAGAAGTGTACAGTCAAGGTTCTGAATCAAAAGATGTTCCAGAGTTTTTAATAGTCACAGCCTCAGCAGGTACAGATCTTTGATGATATGCgttagttttttttacaaaacgatAATGAATAGCATTGAGATACAGATTTGTAAAAAACATGTTCCGCAAATTTTGGATCTTTGATgttgagagaaacaaaatggGCTTAAGACATAATACGTCAATAGTCAATTTGACAAGACAACACACAACGGTTTCAAGCCGCTAATGAATGTAACATTTGTAAGAGAACATAATGATCATACATCTTGACATATCTTTATCTACAAACAATGCTCTTTTGGAACCAAATTCATGAATTGAACAACGACACCAACACTCCAATGCTTCCATGGTGAGAGAAGGGTATGTGCCGCATATATGGATAGTAACTGAATAACAAATGCGATTTCAGAGATAcctgtaagaagaagaagaatagctAAGCTTCTCACATTCAAGTGTTCAAAGTCAACCACGAGCTTTGCCGTTTCCAAGAGTAAGCTCCAGATCCTCCATACCAACATCATGTATCATCTCTCCTTCCCACGGCTTAACTTGTCTATTCTCAAATTTAAACTCAGAGCTTTGACCAATCTCTTGTAACGCAACATTTGGAGACATCATCTGAGCCACGGGAGGAGGTTTCACAAGATTGAAGGTAGGAGATGTTGGCACCATAGATCCAGAGAAAGGCTGCTGTTGTGCAAACTTCTGAAAGCTTATCCAATGACCAGAGTCAACAGTGGACGCGTCAGACTCATCACACTCAGGTATAGTCGCCGGAGCATGAAACTGGCGATGAGTGGGACTAGCAGGCGCAGAAACCGCATAGAATGGATAGTTAAAAGACGCCATTGATTGTTTAGCGTTGGCCATTGACTGCTTAGCAATAGACTCCCAGTTAggcaagggtttagggttcttgGAAGTTGGAGATGAGAGGGGTGGAGTGACGGGACAGCTGTTTGAGATTCTGAGGGAAGGAAGAGAGGAAGGGATGCCTCCGTTTCCGAGGAAGGGGAAGAAGGTGGAGCTGTTGTTGTTTGGTTCACCACGAGAAGGACTGGGGAAAGATGAGGAAGAAGGGCTGACTTGGTAAGAAGGGATGGGACTTTGAAAGGCGGAAGAAAGAGGGCTTTGGTTTTGTGATGAGTAATGATGATACGATGTCCCAGCTATCTCCCCAGGTAGAGGCTTGCATCCCTGTTGctcaaatgaaaacaaacaaaggtGACAATGTCAGAACTCAATCAGCAGTAAGGAAACAAATGCAAAAGACTTTGGATCAAGTAAGACAACCACAACTCCcattttagacaaaaaaaaaactgcgaAAAAAATGCCCTGAGGTTCCGACATGTTTTTGGAGCTTTTGTCCTAACGACCATTACAGAACTAAATCACAGCTGTAAAGGAAACAAATGCAAAGACTTTGGATTCAAGTAAAGATTTTAAGCATGCTAATAGCTCAAGAAGCAGAACTACTGAATTACAATTAGTTTACGATTTGAATCTATCAGAAAACTAAGACAAAAGAAGCTGAGGTTCCGACATGTTTTTATAGCTTTGGTCCTAACGACCATTAAGCTCCTTACAAAACACACATATCACTCTGAGATTAGTAATAAAAAATGCTAAATTTAACTTTTTAGGACATTAGATCCGTTTAAAGACATGATTTTTAATCTAAAGAAAGTGTTGTGATCGAATCAGATTCAAGCCCTCAATTGAAAGTCATTAGATTTACACTATCTATACAGAGATAagctcagatctgaaaattagATTGGGGATTGACCTTGCGATAAGTGGTGCCATCTTCTTCAACAACCCAACCAGCTTCAGAACAGAGAGCCTTGAGGACCTCATTGTTATCGCAATGCTTTGGAAGATTGTAACCACCTTGAGCTCTTAGCCCTGTGTATATCTTCGCTGCTACGGctcttctcctcctctctctcctcCGATTGTTCTCCCTCTCCCTCCACGATGGTTTCCTCCTCGCTGCCGCAGCTGCTGCAGCCGCTGCTGATGTCGACGTAGCTCCATCTGACGTCATCTTTCGAGCTTGGATGGGTGTGAGGGTGAAGATTGTGTGAACGTAgactggagaagaagaaggtagTAGTGCTCACGAGGAATACGCTTTTTTCTTCGCTGGAATCGAGGAAGAAGAATCTCTCTTTCCTTCTccaaaattaattatactagggattaacccgggctacgcccgggatttttttattttttctaatttaagttgttaaatcaTTTCTTATCATATTAAGAAACatattttaacacgttaaattaaaatatatatttaacgtgttaagatgcatgtcataattaaaatttgtttaggttatgatatatatttatataaatattaagatgcatgtcataattaaaatttgtttttaaatttaggttatgatatatatttatataaatattaagatgcatgtcataattaaaatttgtttttaaattttaacacgttaaattaacatattttttactatttaaatatttttttataattttgttggctgtctagttatcatatttagcaaaactatatgttgagtgttggaataaatgctttaaatatttaattaaactgcagaatatttttggatcgaccacatgctcaacaatcgattgatccgtaaaaagatggtcgatctccttggccaggtaagtacaattttagcaaaaatatctttgattttgaaatattaagtatataactattcttttgaatattgtttatgtaaatattttttgtgatgtttgaatttgtgatgttcgtatacttaacctagatgatattgatgtttaacaatttattgttttctggaaatagaaaataatgatatatcaaaacgtatctaatactttttaaatgatagtataatgtaaattacatccattatttgaaaataaccatttgttgtttttatttttttttaaatcagaaattattttaatttaaaaacattattcatatataatataatattttaagtttggaagattaatctatatatataaattatgtatattttttaaaaaataatttaagatattatatattgagtaactgaataaaagctgaatttcttatcttgaaaatcaaatatttatatttttgtcttcacgttatactcaccaatccatcattgatatttCTAACTctgtatgtttttaaaaaacttagttttaagtaataaacgaattgaataaattaaattcatcacctataatgttctgtaaactatatttgaaaactctctaaaattatattttaagcttaatattactattatttaatttaatttattttaagcataatatatgctaaaccaacttaaattatatttacaataggatcatcctaaaccggttaataaaccaaaagcaatactaaaccaacatgaaccaatacctgattcggcgaggaagaaagtgtttcgggataaacgcttg comes from the Brassica napus cultivar Da-Ae chromosome A7, Da-Ae, whole genome shotgun sequence genome and includes:
- the LOC106353660 gene encoding protein BRASSINAZOLE-RESISTANT 1, with the protein product MTSDGATSTSAAAAAAAAARRKPSWRERENNRRRERRRRAVAAKIYTGLRAQGGYNLPKHCDNNEVLKALCSEAGWVVEEDGTTYRKGCKPLPGEIAGTSYHHYSSQNQSPLSSAFQSPIPSYQVSPSSSSFPSPSRGEPNNNSSTFFPFLGNGGIPSSLPSLRISNSCPVTPPLSSPTSKNPKPLPNWESIAKQSMANAKQSMASFNYPFYAVSAPASPTHRQFHAPATIPECDESDASTVDSGHWISFQKFAQQQPFSGSMVPTSPTFNLVKPPPVAQMMSPNVALQEIGQSSEFKFENRQVKPWEGEMIHDVGMEDLELTLGNGKARG
- the BNAA07G21870D gene encoding uncharacterized membrane protein At1g75140, with protein sequence MAGLQKGKSFLFCFSFFVSCSLLFLSPIVTASESDPPPYEHSDASPGVVTVSESDRQGVALHRLEELVRNLTEVVARLDAKLSETSSKEKNEISSNGVKEEKAKKAFSVTKYSPFWSERFEFTSAVKLNSEATCINVLPFRDHEGLSKYFVVGDSSGNLYVFLRNGDVLVEFFTNCDSPITAMVSYMSVYKNESFVVTGHQSGAVLLHRLREGSMGEDLSSAVMESVGKFDVTEDGLEVTLLEVHHVGRVRYIIATDLTGKLTVFTENRTVHGSVTPTSRPLVFLKQRLLFLTETGAGSLDLRSMKIRESDCEGLNSSLARTYVFDASERSKAYGFTSEGEVIHVLLLGDVTNFKCRVRSKKKVQIQEPVALQAIKGYLVLLNEEKVFVYNVSTQHYVRTTGPRLLFPAALEDLKSTFLTHQSKTSPQNFKVTTPLIASDREKLLVMSLGEGYVATFKSKLQSSKGELNTMLWSSPVFFFLLFLFGAWHFFAKKKESLTAWGPDDPFTSSSSSASFSEPSRRNNDDLMDLRRRYVSPSRYPPGAAAGTYRSVASNDPTTRGSVDSTNYRATGQGMKYRGVTGLDSSGGGGFGNRRESLFGNNNKALDNES
- the LOC106355801 gene encoding uncharacterized protein LOC106355801, with protein sequence MKMRKLCPNLDDEDGLETVLEVPVPEEMFTKMGSNATGRWRNMHALMKAHAVVTAVAADMRTPASSSSMSNVNMHMQSKSDNEFVALLKIVGSPLIPFHVPLEFCLSRPINVPSIEASTAKYIVQQYVAACGGPAALNAVKSMYAVGQVRMQGSGMVAGEDEGITATPVRLGKGNFEVGGFVLWQKNPNLWFLELVVSGFKISAGSDGKVAWNQSSTQPSQAHRGPPRPLRRFFQGLDPRCTASLFLDAVCIGEQTINGEDCFVLKVETPADILKAQCSANTEVIHHTVWGYFSQRTGLLVKFGDTKLVRVRSARGKNDGVFWETSMESIIDDYMYVDSVNIAHGGRTLTTLYRYGGAVNHRRRIEEKWRIEEVDFNICGLCLESFLPPSDMNNDR
- the BNAA07G21890D gene encoding uncharacterized protein BNAA07G21890D; amino-acid sequence: MPPPEPIRFLINSVLVALGGFMTINVVSAAAFGAFRLATEEKRKKSGLPCGACRGKGFYICKVCKGDATIKWSPLYDPVCINPCLCPTCDGHRVQRCLNCLGKGYW
- the LOC106353664 gene encoding calcium uniporter protein 5, mitochondrial; this translates as MWSAVGALRRTAASKSCPIRSSWLGGGYRCLTVEPTEEITVTEAKKLMRLVNVDEMKKKLGCMGNDETVSYTKLIEASQGFGIARSLHEAHAFARILDDAGVILIFRDKVYLHPDKVVELIRKAVPLGLNPEDDPAKVEFDKLRRMKEEIDVLAHKQVRKILWCGLGYSVVQIGLFFRLTFWEFSWDVMEPITFFTTATGIIVGYGYFLMTSRDPTYQDFMKRLFLSRQRKLLKSRKFDVERFKELENKSKMTSCSSYHSCHANASIRKCVGVDLDLEDSLHSRSD